GATGGTTACAACCAATTGCCCTATTTAACGGCACAACAGCCGAAATCGGCCCGCAGCGAATTCTTCTATTTTAACGATGACGGCGACATGGTCGCCTATCGCTACAACGACTGGAAGATCGTATTCTGTGAGCAGCGCAAGCCCGGTGGCTTCGAGGTCTGGTCGAACCCGTTCACCTGCCTGCGAGCGCCGAAGATCTTCAACCTGCGGATGGACCCGTTCGAGCGGGCCGACGTCGTTTCCGACCAATATTACGACTGGTTCGGGAAGAACGGCTATCTGATTTCGTATGGCGTCTGGCGCGTGGCACCATTCCTTCAGACGTTCAAGGAGTTTCCGCCGAGCCAGCGCTCCGCGAGCTTTAGCATTGACCAGATGGTCGATGCGTTGATGAAGACGCTCGACAAGGCCGCGCCGAAATAGCTGGCGCGAAACAGCGTCCCGGCCGCCCATCCCGGCGGCCGGAATCGTTCCCATCGAGGGACAGCGATGCCTGATCCCCAGATCAACCGACCGCAGACCGTGACAGAGCCGGCAAGTCCGAAACACTCGTCAGCGCGATACGCCGTGCTCGATCTCAAGTCGCGCATCGGCAAGTCCGTGCTCGGCCAGGACCATCTCGTCGAGAGCATGCTGATCGGGCTGCTTGCAAACGGCAATCTCCTGATCGAGAGCCTGCCCGGACTTGCCAAGACACGCGCGGTCAAGACGCTCGCGAAGCATCTCGCTGCCGATCTGTCGCGTGTACAGTTTACGCCGGATCTGCTGCCGTCGGACGTCACCGGCGCGGAGATCTACGTTCAGACCGACAAGGGTGGCCAGTTTCAGTTTCAGAAGGGCCCGATCTTCGCCAATCTGGTGCTCGCCGACGAGATCAACCGTGCTCCGGCCAAGGTGCAGTCGGCGCTGCTCGAGGCCATGGAGGAGCGCCAGGTCACGGTCGCCGGCAAGACCTACAAGATGCCTGCGCTGTTCATGGTGCTCGCGACCGAGAACCCGATCGAGCAGGAAGGAACGTATCCCTTGCCCGAGGCGCAGCTCGACCGCTTTCTGATGCATGTCGTCATCACCTATCCGGACGAGGCGACGGAAGGCGAGATCATCAGGCTCAACCGCGCCGAGAACGCGCAAGCATCGAAGGACAATGCCTCCGATCCATCGTCGATCCCGCAGCAAGCCGTCCTGGATGCGCGCGGCGAGATCGACGGCATCTTCGTGTCGGACCTCGCCCAGAAATACATGGTCGACCTCATCTACGCGACGCGCTTCCCCGGTCGCTATGGCGAGCCCTTGAGCAAGTGGATCCAGGTCGGCGCCAGCCCGCGCGGCAGCCTCGCACTCGATCGCTGCGCGCGTACCCGCGCCTGGCTCGACGAATACGACTTTGTGACGCCCGACCACGTCCGCGCCGTCGCCCACGACTGCCTGCGGCACCGGATCATCCTCAGCTACGAGGCAGTGTCGCAAGGCGTCACACCCGATCAGGTGATCGACAAGATCACCGAGCTCGTCGCAGCAGCCTGAGGCGGGTATGACCGGGACATCAGCCAAATTGCCGGGTGTCTATGTCGGTCTCGACGATCTGATCGCGCTCGAATATGGCGGACGCAAGGTCTCGTTTCTGCCCCGCCAGCCGGTGCACAGCCTGCTCTCCGGCCGCTTCGCCTCGCGCATGCGTGGTCGTGGCCTGAACTTCGAGGAGATCAGGGATTATCGCGCCGGCGACGATGTCCGCACGATCGACTGGAAGGTAACGGCGCGCCTGCGCAAGCCGCACATCCGCGTCTTCAACGAGGAGCGCGACCGGCAAACGATCATCGTTGTCGACCAGCGCCTGTCGATGTTCTTCGGCAGCCGACGCGCGATGAAATCGGTGACGGCGGCCGAGGCCGCCGCGATCGGGGCGTGGCGGGTGCTTGGCGTCGGCGACCGCATCGGCGCCGTCGTTTTCGGCGATCGCGACGTCGTGGAGGTGAAGGCGCGCCGCAGTCGGGCAACCGTGCTTCAGATCCTCGGCGCCATCGTCGCGCAGAACCAAGCACTCGGTGTCGGGCGCGGCCTCGTCTCCGCGCCGGCGATGCTCAACGTTGCGCTCGATCGCGCCCGGCGCCGCGCGCCGCATGATGCTGTCGTGATCGTCATCAGCGATTTCGACGGAGTGGACGACGCCACGCGCGAGATAGTCACCGCGCTGGCCCGGCACAACGACGTGATCGCAGCGCTGGTCCATGATCCCCTGCAAAGCGATCTGCCGCCTTCGGCCAGCATGACCGTGACCGACGGCGAATTGCAGATCCGGCTCGATGTCGGGCGCGACAGTGTCCGCAGGAGCGTATCGCAGGCCACGCAGGATCGCCTGAAAGGCATCTTCGCCTGGACGCACGAACTCGGAATTCCCGTGCTGCCGCTCAGTGCGGCGGAGGACACCGCGGCGCAGCTCCGCCGCCTGCTTGGTGGACTGGCGGCCCGCCATGGTCGCACAGCCGCACACAGTCCGATGGAGGCGGCCCTTGGCTGAAGCTCCCT
This genomic stretch from Bradyrhizobium sp. CCGB12 harbors:
- a CDS encoding MoxR family ATPase; this translates as MPDPQINRPQTVTEPASPKHSSARYAVLDLKSRIGKSVLGQDHLVESMLIGLLANGNLLIESLPGLAKTRAVKTLAKHLAADLSRVQFTPDLLPSDVTGAEIYVQTDKGGQFQFQKGPIFANLVLADEINRAPAKVQSALLEAMEERQVTVAGKTYKMPALFMVLATENPIEQEGTYPLPEAQLDRFLMHVVITYPDEATEGEIIRLNRAENAQASKDNASDPSSIPQQAVLDARGEIDGIFVSDLAQKYMVDLIYATRFPGRYGEPLSKWIQVGASPRGSLALDRCARTRAWLDEYDFVTPDHVRAVAHDCLRHRIILSYEAVSQGVTPDQVIDKITELVAAA
- a CDS encoding DUF58 domain-containing protein → MTGTSAKLPGVYVGLDDLIALEYGGRKVSFLPRQPVHSLLSGRFASRMRGRGLNFEEIRDYRAGDDVRTIDWKVTARLRKPHIRVFNEERDRQTIIVVDQRLSMFFGSRRAMKSVTAAEAAAIGAWRVLGVGDRIGAVVFGDRDVVEVKARRSRATVLQILGAIVAQNQALGVGRGLVSAPAMLNVALDRARRRAPHDAVVIVISDFDGVDDATREIVTALARHNDVIAALVHDPLQSDLPPSASMTVTDGELQIRLDVGRDSVRRSVSQATQDRLKGIFAWTHELGIPVLPLSAAEDTAAQLRRLLGGLAARHGRTAAHSPMEAALG